A portion of the Ascaphus truei isolate aAscTru1 chromosome 14, aAscTru1.hap1, whole genome shotgun sequence genome contains these proteins:
- the LOC142465912 gene encoding opsin-3-like isoform X3, producing MAFPSFSLNCSDSSSVTCRSSSHQYGTGEQANLSPTGHLLVAVFLGVIGALGFLNNLLVLVLFCQYKVLRSPINLLLMNISMSDLMVCIVGTPFSFAASTRGHWLIGEAGCIWYGFINTLFGTVSLVSLAVLSYERYCTMMGSTEADVTNFRKAWLGILLSWVYCLLWTLPPLFGWSSYRLEGPGTTCSVNWHSRDANNTSYIVCLFIFCLVLPFTVIMYCYGKLLVAIKQVSGVSKGKGRMREQRVLVMVIVMVVCFLVCWLPYGVMALIATFGKPGLIPPAASIIPSVLAKSSTVYNPVIYIFLNKQLV from the exons ATGGCTTTCCCCAGCTTTAGTCTCAACTGCAGTGACAGCAGCAGTGTCACCTGCAGGAGCAGCAGCCACCAGTATGGGACAGGAGAGCAGGCAAACTTGTCCCCCACAGGCCACCTGCTCGTAGCTGTGTTCCTGGGAGTCATCGGGGCTTTGGGTTTTCTCAATAACCTGCTGGTGCTCGTCCTCTTCTGCCAGTACAAAGTTCTGCGCTCTCCCATTAACCTTCTCCTAATGAACATCTCCATGAGTGACCTGATGGTGTGCATCGTGGGGACCCCATTCAGCTTCGCGGCCAGCACGCGGGGACACTGGCTCATAGGGGAGGCTGGCTGCATCTGGTATGGATTCATCAACACACTCTTTG GGACGGTGTCGCTGGTGTCCCTGGCCGTCCTGTCCTATGAGCGATACTGCACTATGATGGGGAGCACCGAGGCAGACGTGACAAACTTCAGGAAGGCCTGGCTGGGAATCCTGCTCTCCTGGGTCTACTGCCTGCTCTGGACCCTGCCGCCCCTCTTTGGGTGGAGCAGCTACCGCCTAGAGGGTCCCGGCACCACCTGCTCGGTAAACTGGCACTCGCGGGATGCCAATAACACGTCTTACATCGTGTGCCTCTTCATCTTCTGTCTGGTCCTCCCTTTCACCGTCATCATGTACTGCTACGGGAAGCTACTCGTCGCCATTAAGCAG GTCAGCGGGGTCAGTAAAGGGAAGGGACGTATGAGGGAGCAGAGAGTCCTGGTCATGGTCATCGTGATGGTCGTTTGCTTCTTGGTCTGCTGGTTACCGTATGGAGTAATGGCTCTAATTGCAACCTTCGGAAAGCCAGGCCTGATCCCTCCTGCTGCCAGCATCATCCCCTCTGTGCTTGCAAAGAGCAGTACTGTGTATAACCCCGTCATCTACATCTTCCTGAACAAGCAG CTAGTCTGA